In Paludisphaera rhizosphaerae, a single window of DNA contains:
- the nadB gene encoding L-aspartate oxidase yields MTTPLPLPRRYLVGFDPRELPHHFADVVIVGGGIAGLRAALGAPASARVLVVTKDEVRESNSSYAQGGIAGVMDPEDRVEDHIADTLAAGKDLCDPHIVDVVVREAPERIHELMELGARFDTVDGHVALGREGGHSHARIVHAMGDETGREIMRAIIANARSRKNVRIWQNCPTVDLLTHEGRCRGVLVWDKRRGFALVWARAVVLAAGGAGQLFRETTNPSIATADGHAMAYRAGVELRDMEFMQFHPTVLYLAGSARYLLTEALRGDGAYLRDSNGHRFMPDYDPRAELAPRDVVSQSIAAQMAKTQHPNVYLDLTHLDGEYIRNRFPGIDRVCRGFDLDVTRDLIPVCPGAHYMIGGVTVDDRGRSSLDGLWAAGEVSSTGLHGANRLASNSLLEGLVFGARVAEDVADRLESEGPWRLEVPPIAVEAPRVRRPYIDLDDLRKSLRALMWRRMGITRDAAGLADAAHQVDRWCRYVLPHVFDDPGGWSIQNMLTTARLMIAAAAGRTESRGVHYRSDFPNTDPAWRRHITIQAVEPESTAR; encoded by the coding sequence ATGACGACCCCCCTCCCCTTGCCCCGCCGCTATCTCGTCGGCTTCGATCCCCGCGAGCTTCCCCACCACTTCGCGGACGTTGTGATCGTCGGCGGCGGCATCGCCGGCCTTCGCGCGGCGCTCGGCGCGCCGGCCTCCGCGCGGGTGCTCGTCGTGACCAAGGACGAGGTTCGCGAGAGCAACAGCAGCTACGCCCAGGGAGGCATCGCCGGGGTGATGGACCCCGAGGACCGCGTCGAGGACCACATCGCCGACACCCTCGCCGCCGGCAAGGACCTGTGCGACCCCCACATCGTCGACGTGGTCGTCCGCGAGGCCCCCGAGCGGATCCATGAGCTGATGGAGCTGGGAGCTCGGTTCGACACCGTCGACGGTCACGTCGCGCTGGGGCGTGAGGGGGGCCACTCTCACGCCCGGATCGTTCACGCGATGGGCGACGAGACCGGCCGCGAGATCATGCGGGCGATCATCGCCAACGCCCGCTCGCGCAAGAACGTCCGCATCTGGCAGAACTGCCCGACCGTCGATTTACTGACGCACGAAGGCCGCTGCCGGGGAGTGCTCGTCTGGGACAAGAGGCGCGGGTTCGCCCTGGTCTGGGCGCGGGCCGTCGTGCTGGCCGCCGGCGGCGCGGGGCAGTTGTTCCGCGAGACCACCAACCCTTCGATCGCCACGGCCGACGGCCATGCGATGGCCTATCGCGCCGGGGTCGAGCTGCGCGATATGGAGTTCATGCAGTTCCACCCCACGGTCCTGTACCTCGCCGGCTCAGCCCGATACCTTTTGACCGAGGCCCTCCGCGGCGACGGCGCGTACCTCCGCGACTCCAACGGCCACCGCTTCATGCCCGACTACGACCCCCGCGCCGAGCTTGCTCCGCGCGACGTCGTCTCGCAGTCGATCGCGGCCCAGATGGCGAAGACGCAGCATCCCAACGTCTACCTCGACCTGACCCACCTGGACGGGGAGTACATCCGCAATCGCTTCCCCGGCATCGACCGCGTCTGCCGAGGGTTCGACCTGGACGTCACCCGCGACCTGATCCCCGTCTGCCCTGGCGCCCACTACATGATCGGCGGCGTCACGGTCGACGACCGCGGCCGAAGCTCGCTCGACGGCCTCTGGGCGGCCGGCGAGGTCTCCAGCACCGGCCTCCACGGCGCGAACCGGCTGGCGTCCAACAGCCTGCTGGAGGGGCTCGTTTTCGGCGCCCGCGTGGCCGAGGACGTCGCCGACCGGCTTGAATCGGAAGGCCCCTGGCGGCTGGAAGTCCCGCCGATCGCCGTCGAGGCCCCGCGCGTTCGGCGGCCGTACATCGACCTGGACGACCTCCGCAAGTCGCTCCGCGCCCTGATGTGGCGGCGGATGGGGATCACCCGCGACGCCGCCGGCCTGGCCGACGCCGCCCACCAGGTCGACCGCTGGTGCCGCTACGTCCTGCCTCACGTCTTCGACGACCCCGGCGGTTGGTCGATTCAGAACATGCTCACCACCGCCCGCCTGATGATCGCCGCCGCCGCCGGGCGGACGGAGTCGCGGGGCGTCCACTACCGATCCGACTTCCCGAACACAGACCCAGCCTGGCGTCGGCACATCACGATCCAGGCGGTCGAACCGGAATCGACCGCCCGATGA
- a CDS encoding PepSY domain-containing protein — MKKAQFALTLIVFVCGCENEPTADQIVPLDQVPPSIMEIARKELPGYTFDTVYKMKVEGADAYEIRGKDKRGKVREVEVSASGEVLGIE; from the coding sequence ATGAAGAAAGCACAATTTGCGTTAACTCTCATCGTCTTTGTCTGCGGCTGCGAGAATGAGCCGACGGCCGATCAGATCGTCCCCCTGGATCAGGTTCCGCCGTCGATCATGGAGATCGCCCGCAAGGAATTGCCGGGTTACACGTTCGACACCGTTTACAAGATGAAGGTTGAGGGCGCAGACGCCTACGAGATCCGGGGCAAAGATAAGCGGGGCAAGGTCCGCGAGGTCGAGGTTTCGGCGTCAGGGGAAGTGCTCGGCATCGAATGA
- a CDS encoding PEP-CTERM sorting domain-containing protein yields the protein MIKLSARFLAASAFALALGLTHAPATVAGPIFDYVSTVNVATAPTLPGNPPGFGAAVISIGAGNSLTFTTNTGTSINGGLPGGADINYGNIIFNASGSDTVVSYAVNFNYQLTITDRPSGLTGTINFTGQVTGSAQGSPRGINSMIVNYDVAPKTLTLAGYTYTLSIKPSTGPGSLFDGVLQGNVQVTAVVPEPSSIALLGLGSLGGLAAVLRRRRSQA from the coding sequence GTGATCAAGCTATCCGCCCGATTCCTGGCCGCCTCGGCCTTTGCCCTAGCCCTCGGACTGACGCACGCTCCCGCGACCGTCGCTGGACCGATCTTCGACTACGTCTCGACGGTCAACGTGGCCACGGCCCCGACGCTGCCTGGGAATCCGCCGGGGTTCGGCGCCGCCGTCATCAGCATTGGGGCCGGCAACTCCCTGACGTTCACGACCAACACGGGCACGAGCATCAATGGCGGGCTGCCCGGTGGAGCCGACATCAACTACGGCAACATCATCTTCAACGCCTCGGGCAGCGACACGGTGGTGAGCTACGCCGTCAATTTCAATTACCAGCTCACGATCACCGACCGCCCCAGCGGGCTCACCGGCACGATCAACTTCACCGGCCAGGTGACCGGCAGCGCGCAGGGCTCCCCTCGGGGCATCAACAGCATGATCGTCAATTACGACGTCGCCCCGAAAACGCTCACGTTGGCGGGCTACACCTACACGCTCTCCATCAAGCCCTCGACGGGGCCTGGCTCCCTGTTCGACGGCGTCCTCCAGGGCAATGTTCAGGTCACGGCGGTCGTGCCCGAGCCCTCGTCGATCGCGCTGCTGGGCCTTGGCTCGCTCGGCGGGCTGGCCGCCGTCTTGCGTCGTCGTAGGTCGCAGGCCTGA
- a CDS encoding DUF1559 domain-containing protein, giving the protein MPASRCTTGSSRGFTLIELLVVISCIAVLIALLLPAVQAAREAARRVQCINNLKQLGLALHSYEGAHRVFPPGYISNFLADGTDTGPGWGWAAMLLPQMEQAPLFNTINFLLAIETPSNQTCRLPLVGPYLCPSDTVKPTWWAMVRDASGIPTQRICEIAPANYIGVYGTSDPGIDGDGMFFRNSRIGVSDVTDGTAQTLAVGERSHRLGEATWVGSVTNAVLFPTDDDGVGYPRAEGGPGMILGHAGGRLGPGDPNGEVNQFHSLHPGGVNFVFADGHVGFLKTTMPYRTFRALATRAGGEAVPGDY; this is encoded by the coding sequence ATGCCTGCTTCACGCTGCACGACGGGCTCATCCCGCGGATTCACGCTGATCGAACTGCTGGTCGTGATCAGCTGCATCGCCGTCCTGATCGCCTTGCTCCTGCCGGCCGTCCAGGCGGCGCGCGAGGCGGCCCGTCGCGTCCAGTGCATCAACAATCTGAAGCAGCTCGGCCTGGCCCTCCACAGCTACGAAGGCGCGCACCGCGTCTTTCCGCCAGGCTACATCTCAAACTTCCTGGCCGACGGCACGGACACCGGCCCCGGCTGGGGATGGGCCGCGATGCTCCTGCCTCAGATGGAGCAGGCCCCCCTCTTCAACACCATCAACTTCCTCCTGGCCATCGAGACCCCGTCCAACCAGACGTGTCGCCTGCCGCTCGTCGGGCCATACCTCTGCCCGTCGGACACGGTGAAACCAACCTGGTGGGCCATGGTCCGAGACGCGAGCGGCATCCCGACTCAGCGGATCTGCGAGATCGCCCCGGCCAACTACATCGGCGTTTACGGCACGAGCGACCCCGGCATCGATGGCGACGGCATGTTCTTCCGAAACAGCCGGATCGGCGTCAGCGACGTCACCGACGGCACCGCCCAAACGCTCGCCGTGGGCGAGCGGTCGCACCGGCTGGGTGAGGCGACCTGGGTCGGCTCGGTCACCAACGCGGTCCTCTTCCCAACCGACGACGACGGCGTCGGCTATCCGCGAGCCGAAGGCGGCCCAGGAATGATCCTGGGCCATGCAGGCGGGCGGCTCGGACCTGGCGACCCGAACGGCGAGGTCAACCAGTTCCACAGCCTCCACCCAGGTGGCGTGAACTTCGTCTTCGCCGACGGCCATGTCGGCTTCCTGAAAACCACGATGCCCTACCGGACGTTCAGGGCGCTCGCCACGAGGGCCGGGGGCGAGGCCGTTCCGGGAGATTACTGA
- a CDS encoding DUF4175 family protein encodes MTVGAQTRTQGKLLDYQEFIEHQIALTRRRIKYIDLVTSCLILAVGVAVTLLVEVVLDHAFGLPAFVRRIILFGGTAAVLMFVALRIVRPMLLKINSVYAARTIEGADPEIKNSLINYLEISREPDKVSKRVLAALEARAVADLAHVEMDDVVDQRRAMQTAYALCGVIVAFCIYAAVTPKSILDSAKRAFCLPDVVRPTNTKLMNIKPGDDAEASQVIAGSNVAFTVDVQGVRPEKVKLHYSADGGKFYAVKEFEAGKNYYDPWGTSIENVQQSLDYYVTANDAESLHYELKVVPAPRVESVSIDYDFPSYTGAPPRLNVDGGNIEAIEGTLVTVKARTNEPARAGSLNLTTGASAPMTVSDSDAQVLTGKFRVEKTGMYTINFRTTGGQLNPSPVVYDIQAIPDRAPSARFIRPERSGVKVPANVPVDLVATGDDDHGVKDATLYVLKGEESLLTKNILDGRPVQSTFTASETLDLEKLQIPPGTVLTYWLAVRDNREPTTNRIETPRATIEVGDPVGQPEKQAIEQKQAEERERREQEAREAQQNQPQTPPDQQKPDQSDDRSGGQTDENAQGGNRLQNDSAPNDSGRQAPERGDNNGGKSQPQDGQNQPGEPRPNQEPSQANQQQDPARDAEADAKMKRLEEALKQKGLLNENQTKPGEKGQPGQPQDSQPRAGDNRPDERQRMQQPDGANGQNPDRQPQANPAGQNPDNQVNPGERAPNQQPQNADQRGQQDQPEQRKGQQEQQQGQQGQQGQQNGQQGQQGQQNAQQGQQGQQGQQGQQGQQNGQQGQQGQQNAQQGQQGQQGQQGQEGQNGQQGQQDQQAGQQNSQQSDQRGQQGQQGQQNAQQGQQGQQNGQQGQQGQQNAQQSDQRGQQGQQNAQQGQQGQQGQQGQQGQQGQQQGLQNGQGQQGQKTEQNDQQAQQGGQQGQQSERDRQAQQGGGQRGQQGQQNAQQGQQNGQRQQGQQGQNGQSGQQQDQRSDQRGQQNGQGQQNAQQGQQNGQQGQQGQQGQQGQQNGQGQQNGQQGQQGQQNGQQGQQGQQNGQQGQQGQQNAQRGQQAGQNGQNGQQQAPQAGQQNAQQDQQGGQGQQNAQQGDQRGQQNGQQGQQAGQRTQQNGQQGQQAGQQGQQDQQGQPNGARPSNANDAQRTGRPDQNASPDQQLSDAGMKNPSSNDSKAPSQGREAQGADGRPLPDGAKPQPGQEPRAGSGDAQRKDQTGEASKDQREGQASGEPRADQKNAMTPDGRNSQQGENREAAQTKDQADKSAAADAQRKEGTRQSDQNSRDGQQSQNTNAQRDASSNKTGEKSQDGRTDAQAQDAARKDAQQKQDATRDQTKSAPGQRPDAKDEATKDQAKAESKKEEDAEHKSPPMKFTRKDEEKPTRPEDRPTDNPEDQPSERRPEDRQQPGQPSRANDPSMSSSPNGGQDQQNQQNGQQGQQRQQGQQGQQNNQQGQQGQQNNQQGQQNNQQGQQGQQNNQQGQQGQQNNQQGQQGQQGQQQGQGQQGQQQGQQGQQGQGQRAGQQGQGQQGQGQQGQGQRAGQQGQGQQGQGQQGQGQQGQGQQGQGQQGQGQQGQGQQGQGQQGQDQQGQGQQGQGQQGQGQQGQGQQGQGQGQQGQGQQGEGQQGQQGQGRQGQGQQGQQGQQSGQQGQGQQGQQGGQQGQQNGQDSQQAEGSQANEGRQGGATGAKTPTGAGRPGAAGSPLPKAAPQDEEPTAPVSQRDDVGAGDAVAPRNQPQSDLVLRTIRDLLDKKADTSDLEAATGMSRSEMEQFVKQYEKIQSGPAGPGREIEVKPGSGESARATPNLPGLDPRVSSTQSIKERGVAVQDEVRDNQEGVRFVPPAEFRGKLEGYKNALSRSRPSSPAPATKPASGGSR; translated from the coding sequence ATGACGGTCGGCGCCCAGACGCGGACGCAAGGCAAGCTCCTGGACTATCAGGAGTTCATCGAGCACCAAATCGCCCTCACCAGGCGGCGGATCAAGTACATCGACCTGGTCACCTCTTGCCTCATTTTGGCGGTGGGGGTGGCGGTCACGCTGCTGGTGGAAGTGGTGCTCGACCACGCCTTCGGCCTCCCCGCCTTCGTGCGCCGGATCATCCTGTTCGGCGGTACGGCCGCGGTTTTGATGTTCGTCGCGCTGCGGATCGTCCGCCCGATGTTGCTCAAAATCAACTCGGTCTACGCCGCCAGGACGATCGAGGGGGCCGACCCCGAGATCAAGAACAGCCTGATCAACTACCTGGAGATCAGCCGCGAGCCGGACAAGGTCTCCAAGCGGGTGCTGGCGGCGCTGGAGGCCCGCGCGGTGGCCGACCTGGCGCACGTCGAGATGGACGACGTGGTCGACCAGCGGCGGGCCATGCAGACGGCCTACGCGCTTTGCGGCGTGATCGTCGCTTTCTGCATTTACGCGGCCGTCACTCCCAAGAGCATCCTTGATTCCGCCAAGCGCGCTTTTTGTCTCCCGGACGTCGTCCGTCCGACGAACACGAAGTTGATGAACATCAAGCCGGGAGACGACGCCGAGGCCTCCCAGGTGATCGCCGGCTCGAACGTCGCTTTCACGGTCGACGTCCAGGGCGTCCGGCCCGAGAAGGTCAAGCTGCACTACAGCGCCGACGGCGGCAAGTTCTACGCGGTCAAGGAGTTCGAGGCGGGCAAGAACTACTACGACCCCTGGGGGACTTCGATCGAGAACGTCCAGCAGAGCCTGGACTACTACGTCACGGCCAACGACGCCGAATCCCTCCACTACGAGCTGAAGGTTGTCCCCGCGCCTCGGGTCGAGTCGGTCTCGATCGACTACGACTTCCCCTCTTACACCGGCGCTCCTCCCCGATTGAACGTCGACGGCGGCAACATCGAGGCGATCGAGGGGACGCTCGTCACCGTCAAGGCTCGGACGAACGAACCGGCCCGCGCGGGGTCGCTGAACCTGACCACCGGCGCGTCGGCCCCGATGACCGTCTCGGATTCCGACGCCCAGGTGCTGACGGGCAAGTTCCGGGTCGAGAAGACGGGGATGTACACGATCAACTTCCGGACGACCGGGGGCCAGCTCAACCCCAGCCCGGTGGTCTACGACATCCAGGCCATCCCCGACCGCGCCCCTTCCGCGCGGTTCATCCGGCCCGAGCGTTCCGGGGTGAAGGTCCCGGCCAACGTTCCCGTCGATCTGGTCGCGACCGGCGACGACGACCACGGCGTCAAGGACGCCACGCTCTACGTCCTCAAGGGGGAGGAATCGCTGCTGACGAAGAACATCCTGGACGGCCGCCCCGTTCAGTCGACGTTCACGGCGAGCGAAACCCTGGACCTGGAGAAGCTTCAGATTCCCCCAGGCACGGTTCTCACCTACTGGCTGGCCGTCCGCGACAACCGCGAGCCGACCACCAATCGCATCGAAACCCCCAGAGCGACGATTGAGGTCGGCGATCCCGTCGGCCAGCCCGAGAAGCAGGCGATCGAGCAGAAGCAGGCCGAGGAGCGCGAGCGCCGGGAACAGGAAGCTCGCGAGGCTCAGCAGAACCAGCCTCAGACTCCCCCCGACCAGCAGAAGCCCGACCAGAGCGACGACCGATCCGGCGGCCAGACCGACGAGAACGCCCAGGGCGGGAATCGCCTCCAGAACGACTCCGCGCCCAACGATTCAGGCCGACAGGCGCCCGAGCGCGGCGATAACAACGGCGGCAAGTCTCAGCCGCAGGATGGTCAGAACCAGCCCGGCGAGCCTCGCCCCAACCAGGAGCCGTCTCAGGCCAACCAGCAGCAAGACCCCGCCCGCGACGCCGAGGCCGACGCCAAGATGAAGCGCCTCGAGGAAGCCCTCAAGCAGAAAGGCCTCCTCAACGAGAACCAGACGAAACCCGGTGAGAAGGGCCAGCCAGGACAGCCTCAGGATTCGCAGCCTCGCGCCGGAGACAACCGTCCCGACGAACGTCAGCGCATGCAGCAGCCCGACGGCGCGAACGGTCAGAATCCGGACCGTCAGCCTCAGGCCAACCCCGCCGGTCAGAACCCCGACAATCAGGTCAACCCGGGCGAACGCGCCCCCAATCAGCAGCCCCAGAACGCCGACCAGCGCGGGCAACAGGACCAGCCGGAGCAGCGGAAGGGCCAGCAGGAGCAGCAACAGGGGCAGCAGGGCCAGCAAGGCCAGCAGAACGGCCAACAGGGGCAGCAGGGTCAACAGAACGCGCAGCAAGGCCAGCAGGGACAGCAGGGGCAACAAGGTCAGCAGGGACAGCAGAACGGCCAGCAGGGACAGCAGGGGCAACAGAACGCGCAGCAAGGCCAGCAAGGCCAGCAGGGGCAGCAAGGCCAAGAGGGCCAGAACGGCCAGCAGGGGCAGCAAGACCAGCAGGCCGGTCAACAGAACTCGCAGCAAAGCGATCAGCGCGGGCAGCAGGGACAGCAGGGTCAACAGAACGCGCAGCAAGGCCAACAGGGCCAACAGAACGGTCAACAGGGCCAGCAAGGTCAGCAGAACGCGCAGCAAAGCGATCAGCGCGGGCAGCAGGGACAGCAGAACGCGCAGCAGGGCCAGCAGGGGCAACAAGGTCAACAGGGCCAGCAGGGTCAGCAAGGTCAGCAGCAAGGACTGCAAAACGGCCAAGGCCAGCAGGGGCAGAAGACGGAACAGAATGATCAGCAGGCTCAGCAAGGCGGCCAGCAGGGACAACAGAGCGAGCGCGATCGGCAGGCTCAGCAAGGCGGTGGCCAGCGTGGGCAGCAAGGGCAACAGAACGCCCAGCAAGGTCAGCAGAACGGCCAGCGTCAGCAGGGCCAGCAAGGCCAGAATGGTCAGAGCGGCCAGCAGCAGGATCAACGAAGCGATCAACGCGGACAGCAGAACGGCCAAGGTCAGCAGAACGCGCAGCAAGGCCAGCAGAACGGCCAACAGGGACAGCAAGGGCAACAGGGCCAGCAGGGCCAACAGAACGGCCAGGGACAGCAGAACGGCCAACAGGGCCAGCAAGGCCAGCAGAACGGCCAACAGGGCCAGCAAGGGCAACAGAACGGCCAACAGGGCCAGCAAGGGCAACAGAACGCGCAGCGAGGCCAGCAGGCTGGCCAGAATGGTCAGAACGGCCAGCAGCAGGCTCCGCAAGCCGGTCAGCAGAACGCCCAGCAAGATCAGCAGGGCGGACAGGGGCAGCAGAACGCCCAGCAAGGCGACCAACGCGGCCAGCAGAATGGTCAGCAAGGCCAGCAGGCTGGTCAGCGGACTCAGCAGAACGGCCAGCAAGGCCAGCAAGCCGGTCAGCAGGGCCAACAAGATCAGCAGGGGCAACCGAACGGCGCCAGGCCGTCGAATGCGAACGATGCTCAGAGGACGGGGCGTCCCGATCAGAACGCCTCACCCGATCAGCAGCTGTCCGACGCTGGGATGAAGAACCCGTCGTCCAACGATTCCAAGGCCCCGTCGCAAGGTCGTGAAGCGCAGGGGGCGGACGGCCGTCCGCTGCCCGACGGCGCGAAGCCGCAGCCGGGGCAGGAACCTCGCGCGGGCTCCGGCGACGCCCAGAGGAAGGACCAGACCGGCGAGGCGTCCAAGGACCAGCGGGAGGGCCAGGCTTCAGGAGAGCCTCGGGCCGACCAGAAGAACGCGATGACGCCCGACGGTCGGAACTCGCAGCAGGGCGAGAACCGCGAAGCCGCCCAGACCAAGGACCAGGCCGACAAATCCGCCGCCGCCGACGCCCAGCGCAAGGAGGGGACGCGGCAGTCGGATCAAAACTCTCGTGACGGTCAGCAGTCGCAAAACACGAACGCCCAGCGCGACGCTTCCAGCAACAAAACGGGCGAGAAGTCCCAGGACGGCCGCACCGACGCCCAGGCCCAGGACGCCGCCCGGAAGGACGCCCAGCAGAAACAGGACGCGACCCGCGATCAGACCAAGTCCGCGCCTGGCCAACGGCCCGACGCCAAGGACGAGGCGACGAAGGACCAGGCCAAGGCCGAGTCCAAGAAGGAGGAAGACGCTGAGCACAAGTCGCCTCCCATGAAGTTCACCCGGAAGGACGAGGAGAAGCCGACCCGTCCCGAAGACCGTCCCACGGACAACCCCGAGGACCAACCCTCCGAGCGTCGGCCCGAAGACCGGCAACAGCCCGGCCAGCCCTCGCGCGCCAACGACCCGTCCATGTCCTCCTCCCCGAACGGTGGCCAGGACCAGCAAAACCAGCAAAACGGTCAGCAAGGCCAACAGAGGCAGCAGGGCCAGCAGGGTCAGCAGAACAATCAGCAAGGCCAGCAAGGGCAACAGAACAATCAGCAAGGCCAGCAGAACAATCAGCAGGGTCAGCAAGGCCAGCAGAACAATCAGCAGGGTCAGCAAGGCCAGCAGAACAATCAGCAGGGTCAGCAAGGTCAGCAGGGGCAGCAGCAAGGACAGGGCCAGCAAGGTCAGCAGCAAGGACAGCAAGGTCAGCAGGGACAAGGCCAGCGGGCTGGCCAACAGGGGCAAGGTCAACAAGGACAGGGTCAGCAGGGTCAAGGTCAGCGGGCTGGCCAACAAGGTCAGGGTCAACAAGGTCAGGGTCAGCAAGGTCAGGGCCAACAAGGACAAGGCCAACAAGGACAAGGCCAACAAGGACAAGGCCAACAAGGACAAGGCCAACAAGGTCAGGGCCAACAAGGACAAGACCAACAGGGTCAGGGTCAGCAAGGCCAAGGCCAACAGGGTCAGGGTCAGCAAGGCCAAGGCCAACAAGGACAAGGTCAGGGCCAGCAGGGACAGGGTCAGCAAGGTGAAGGCCAGCAAGGACAGCAAGGGCAAGGACGGCAGGGTCAGGGCCAGCAAGGACAGCAGGGGCAACAAAGCGGCCAGCAAGGTCAGGGCCAGCAAGGACAGCAAGGCGGCCAGCAGGGGCAACAGAACGGCCAGGATTCCCAGCAGGCCGAGGGTAGTCAGGCGAACGAGGGCCGGCAGGGCGGCGCCACGGGAGCGAAAACGCCGACTGGCGCCGGGCGGCCTGGAGCGGCTGGCAGTCCTCTGCCGAAGGCCGCACCCCAGGACGAAGAGCCGACGGCTCCGGTCTCTCAGCGCGACGACGTGGGCGCTGGCGACGCGGTCGCTCCGCGGAATCAGCCGCAGTCGGATCTGGTCCTCCGGACCATTCGGGACCTCCTCGACAAGAAGGCCGACACGTCCGACCTGGAAGCCGCGACCGGCATGAGCCGCTCTGAGATGGAGCAGTTCGTCAAGCAGTATGAGAAGATCCAGTCAGGCCCCGCCGGCCCCGGTCGCGAGATCGAGGTCAAGCCCGGCTCCGGCGAGTCCGCCCGAGCCACGCCGAACCTGCCGGGCCTCGACCCCCGAGTCTCGTCGACCCAGTCGATCAAGGAACGCGGGGTAGCCGTTCAGGACGAGGTCCGCGACAATCAGGAGGGCGTCCGCTTCGTGCCCCCCGCGGAGTTCCGCGGCAAGCTCGAAGGCTACAAGAACGCCCTGTCGCGTTCCCGCCCGTCTTCCCCGGCTCCCGCGACGAAGCCGGCCTCCGGCGGGTCGCGGTGA
- a CDS encoding winged helix-turn-helix domain-containing protein, giving the protein MRVLVVEDNPEMGARLEQGLREQGFAVDLVGDGGEAYRYASAGVHDLLILDRMLPGRDGLDVLRGLRKVGVTAPAIFLTARDAVADRVEGLDAGADDYLVKPFSFAELLARIRVVLRRGSEPLPTILRVADLSLDPAARVVERGGRRVDLSPKQFALLHYLMRHVGQVVSRTMIQEHVWNFDFDGLTNVVDVHINRLRNKVDREYDRPLIHTLRGVGYVLREE; this is encoded by the coding sequence ATGCGAGTGCTGGTGGTCGAGGACAATCCGGAGATGGGCGCCCGCCTGGAGCAGGGACTCCGCGAGCAGGGGTTCGCCGTCGACCTCGTCGGGGACGGCGGCGAGGCGTACCGTTATGCGTCGGCCGGGGTTCATGACCTGCTCATTCTCGACCGCATGCTCCCCGGCCGCGATGGGCTCGACGTCCTCCGGGGCCTGCGAAAGGTCGGCGTGACGGCCCCGGCCATCTTCCTCACCGCCCGAGACGCCGTCGCCGACCGCGTGGAGGGCCTGGACGCCGGCGCGGACGATTATCTCGTGAAGCCCTTCTCGTTCGCCGAGCTTCTGGCCCGCATCCGAGTCGTCCTGCGTCGGGGGAGCGAGCCGCTTCCCACGATCCTGCGTGTGGCCGACCTCTCGCTTGACCCGGCGGCTCGCGTCGTCGAGCGCGGGGGCCGGAGGGTCGACCTCTCGCCGAAGCAGTTCGCCCTGCTCCATTACCTGATGCGTCACGTCGGCCAGGTCGTCAGCCGCACCATGATCCAGGAGCACGTCTGGAATTTCGACTTCGACGGTCTCACCAACGTCGTGGACGTTCACATCAACCGGCTCAGGAACAAGGTGGATCGGGAGTACGACCGCCCGCTCATCCACACCCTGCGGGGGGTCGGCTATGTCCTCCGCGAGGAATAG